ACTCCTCATCAGCTGCTAGCGCCCATGAAGGGGGCGGCGGTGTGCGCGGTCGGATCGCAGTAGAGTTCTacgagaagaagcgcagaCGCTCCGGAATCTGGTTCGGTGGACTTGCTGGAaaaggcgaggaagaagtaTGTTGGGAGGTGTGGAATCTGGATGTGACGATTGCCACTCCGCGGACAGAATCAGGTATGCATTTGGCACCTTAATATCGGCCCATACATGCACTCTGCAGCTTGTACAAATACATGTCAGTGCTGACTGCTCATGCAGAGCGCGCCAAAGTGCGCAAGGCGATGGAGAATATGCTTCAAAAAGCAGCCTTAAAGATTCTCGCCGTAGTCAACCGAGAAAAGGATCATATTCCGCCCATCACGACAAGTGATTCCAACCCATTCCCTTATAGGATTGTCCTAAACCCCCGGTCAGATGGCTGGCAGAATCGGTTTGGACTATACTGATATATAAGAAACCATTACATCTGTAAGGTTTCGCTGGGTCACATTACCTGTTTCCAcccctcttttctctttttctcacGCTCCAAAGATACATGCAGCTTGCATCCATATCTGTACATCTGGAGTTGTGGAGTAACGGTTCGATGTTACTCCGATACTGGGACTTTTCTGCAGCCTATCTTCCCGTGTATTATTACGTTCCACTGGCTCATATCACTTTACTGTTCGAGGTTCAACAAGCACGGATGCTAACCAATCCTGCGGAAAAGGACCCGGAATTGAAACAAATCAAATGGTGCTTCAGATTAACAAAGTGGCATCATCGCATCAAATACAACTATACCCGCGTTCGTGGAAAGAGGGCGTGGTTCCCCGCGTCTCACCCACCGCGCAAAACAAAGCAATTCTACTAATCATGACAAAATACCAAGACAGCTAGAATGACCCAAAACCGTCTGACTCAGGTCGAAGTGTCTTCTCACCTGACACTTTTTTCCTCGCCAGCGAATCTTCACTGgtttctttattttcaaGTACCAAAACACTGAGACCGACCTGGCTCATGGCAACGCAGGACACACCGCGAATGCCATCTCACCTTGTACGGTCTATTTACTGGGCCTTGGTAGCAGCATCAGCCTGGGCGCGGAGGTTGGCCGAGGTGTTTCCGCCAGCGAAGAAGCGGCCAAAGACGGGCTGAATGAAAGAGTGGAAGACGACTTGGGCACCGCTGGAAAATTGGGTCAGCACATGTTCATGATCGTGTTCCtagaaaaacagaaaaagaaagcttaCTTGGTCTGGGGAAGAGCCATCCAGAGAACGAGGCCGAACTTGAAGATATAGTAGAAGGCTAGTTAAATTGGAGATCAGCACATTGTTTCCAGCAATTGCAAAAGCCACTGTAaccgaagaacaaaaagggaCTACTCACGGAACCAGTAAGGAGCATAGACAGCACTCTCAACGACGGCGAAGAAGGCGTAAACAACCCAGTACTATCCGATTCACATGTCAATCAGTCATGCCGATTCATACAAGGAAACCTATCACGTGCTCGGAGCACGGCCTACGGAAAAAGCGGTATAGATCAGAGGGAAAACAAGATCACAAGAACATACCGTCAACCACTACAGGAAGAGTCAGCATATTCGATCAGCGTCCAAGGTCAGATGAGAAGTAAGACGTACCTGTGTGTCATCGGCCTTGCCAGCGGTGAACAATGCGTTGAGAGAGTAGTAGCCAGGGATGATGAAGCCGGCCAGGTTAACAAGGAATTCACCGGCAATGTTGAAGAAAACCAGGAAGGTGTAAACACCGACCAGACCAAGGATCACGTAGACCTTGGGGACGGAGGTTTGACGCTCAAGGTTGTTGAGGACAGGGTACTTGGAAAGCTGTGGGACGAAACACACAAGAAATGTTTTGATTAGCCTTCCTCGATCCGAATAcaaagggaaaataaaacaggaaaacaaaaagacaagCAACGGTCAATTGCCGCCAGTTCCACCAAATAAATGTGTTTGAAGAAGTCCGAAGTCAAAAAAGCAACAGAGAATCATCGTTATCGCCCCCGACACAAGCAATCAATGCCAACGCATTTCTTTCATACGAATATCAACACGCACAAACAAGGACTCACCTCCTTGTCAAGCTGAGCAATAGCGTGCTGAGCACGATCCTGGAAAGTAGCCATTATTGCTTTTTTTGAAAGAGCTGGACTTATTTATCGATTGAGGCTAACTGTCGGGGCTGGATGGAGGCTGACGAAAatgttgaagaagagaaaagacggGTCGTTATCAAGCTGAGGAAGTGAGACTTCGGAAGGACGATCTGGCGGTTACGGAGCGCAATGACCGCCATGACGACGGTGCGATGTGTCACGTGATTGGTCATGACGTCGAGCACACTAGAGGCGTTCTTCCGATACACGGATGACGTGACCTGGCTAAGCCACTAGGGTTTCATCTTTGCTCGTCGATCTTAGCAGTTGCGCACATGTAAGGCTATGCTAATGCCGAAGACTGCACATTTGCACCTGCGTCTAAAGGGGTTTCTCAGAAACATTAGTACGCAATTTGCCATGGTGATGGTGTTACACCCTCGGTACTGTACCTGTATTGTCTTGTCACACTGTGCATTCGCGATGACTAATCCCGACAGCCTCAGGCTGTTGCCTTCAGCCGCGAGATAAGGGATATTACGGAAAGCCCTAACGGGTCATAAACATATAGAATGTTCCAGTTACTACTCCTTATAACTTTGAACTACTGCAGTGCCTTGCTGGTGCCATCCTTCATCTGCACTGATTTATGGATGGAACGTATACACGATCCACTCTGGATGGAAGCGTACACTGTACACGCATGACTGAGCATATCCCAAGGAAACTCAAATCTCCTACATTCATCGAGCGCAAACTCAAAATCTGGGAGGAGACACCCGCCCTCGGAAACATGGGCAGCCACTGTATCTGTATCATCAacttcaaagacaaaagtCCACACTAACGTTCCTGTAAACGATGCCATCTGCGGCCATCCAAGTCACACACGACTGACTAAAGGGTCCATTCCCTTGCGATGATATCTGTGTGAGAACTGGGAATTGACGGTACGGAAAAGAATTCCGCTTCGAAGTTTACAGCCCTACAATTCGGTGATGCTTAGTTAGTGCTTGGTATAATGAGCATGCGGTACTCGGTATATATCGCTAAGCGCCTTGTGCTGCGTCTAGTTTAATCGCCTGTTGTCAAGTAGGATTCACTCCTTTCTATGAGGTCCAATTAATGTATGCTGTCCGTGTGTGCCAACCCCCGTCCACCCCATCGGGTCTCGACAACAGTATAACCTGACACGGACTCGCCACAATTTCCTCAGGTAATATTGGGTCATATATGCGTTGCCGGTCTTCGGgtattcttttctcaatgGGCAGAGAGGATAGCTCGGCCTCTTCAGATTCCAGGACCAATTCTGCTACTTTGAAGAAGAGCCCCATGTCCCACATTCCCTCCCTTCTACGATAATCTGACAAAATCCGTATAGCTTTTCGTCGAATGATGGGATCACGACACTTTACCGCTGTGAACCACAATGGGGCAGTAATTCCAGATTCGAGGGAGAATCCATTCGCGGGAGACGGCTTTTCTTGATCAGGGCCCAGGCGAATTACTTCCTCCGCAAGACGAACGATTGTCTCAAAATCTGAACGGAAGTTGTCGAAGACCATCTGATCCGTTGCGAAACAAGCTCGCAGCCATATCAGCGAGACTTGATGATGGAGTCGGAGTGTAAGGGGTCCACGCTTGTCCAACGTTTTGGAGTTCCCCCTCCGCGCCATCATCTTGTTTAGTGCCATTGTCCAAGCATCGAACTCCTCCTTTATATCTTGTTGTTTCTGTCTCTGTTGTAGTCTTGTAGCATGACCTGGTGTCGAGACCTGAAGACTTAGACGCACGAATCTCAGGGCTTTATTCATTAGCCCGTCCAGGCAGTGTCTGGCTTCTTCAATGGTGCTGAACGAGATCTTTCCCTCTGTAGGAGGCAGTGCGCCTTTATGTCCAATAGTGAGGGGGGCTAGTGGGCGTCCAAAGAGAGATAGTTGCATATTTAACCGAAAGAATAAGTGGGATAGCTCCCTGTCAATATCCATGGACTGAGAAGTTGTATTTGCAAGATGACCCCGTTTGTGGAGAATGGTCGCCCCTGCTGCCAGGTGGTTCAACGCCTGTTTATTGTTCCCTCGCACAATTTCTAGGCACACAAATAAACCACATGTGATCAGCAACAAGTCAACCGACTGGGACTTTGGCACGGCGAGATGCCCCATTAGATACTGAATGGATTTGTTATACTGCTGGAGTACGAATTGCTCCCTAACACCCGCGTTTTCTGCTGATGGATTCAAGATGGCCCGTTCATGGGCAGCGCTGAGTGCAGCGATAGCATGTCTAATAGTCGGTTCCGACTGGCTGAGCTGCGGTAATTGGAAATTCCATAGCTGAGGGCTGAAGAAGCCAGAAAGAGCCCGTGACGTCTGCGAGCAGAACAAATCTACATACTGTCGCTCTTCCCTCGTTCCCGGACGGAGGATTAGGCGATGGTCAGGGCTCACCATTGACCAGGCGGGTCGCGAGTGACGATGTACTACTTTCGTGGGTAGTTGGTACTGAGAGGAAGTTTTGTAACCATCACATTTCCGGCCAGAGTTCTTACACTGGAAGCACTCCGGTTTCTCCTCGCCGCACTTGACATGCCGTATCCTGGGGTACGGTCAGTGGCGTATGAACGTTGATGTAACGAACAAAGACCCTCTTTGgttggggggaggggaaacCAACTTGCAAGTCTGGCACCCTGTTCTTGACCTGgatgcttttgtttttctatcATGCATTGTTATAGTGTTCGAGAGGGCAGCAATTTAGACGAGGGCTCGGGAACCGAAGTCATTGTTGGAAGGGGGGCGGATGCCAATGTAACTGTTTATAGACGGGGCTAATGCATGGCTGTGCCACTCTAAGATTTAGGGTTGGCCACTCCCGATGTCGGTCGGGGCTGGTATATACTACATAGTATTAACCAAGTAAAGAATCACTTGCTAAGATCCATTTTACATTTTGCGCGCTCTTTTCATCTCAGTAAGGTACATTCAATTGCCCATTAGTACAACTATATGTAGATGTACGACTACCATGGTCTCAGGTAGGATAAAACACAAACATgaaaagtgaaagaaaaaaagaatccAATTACAGCCgatctcatcatcatctgagACAAAAATTGAAAGGGTAAGTCAAGTCTCTCTAGTGATGGGAAGGCGATAGCATCCCGGCACGACAGGCAAAGGTAATAAATAGACAACAAAAAGTGAGAAGACAAAATCTGTATCTGATCAGTTTATCGACCACTGAATACACTGGAGAAGGCGGGGTTAAATGTGAAAGAATaaacgaaaagaaaaccataaATGAAATCAATCGCTCGTCTTCAGTAGAGCAGAGCATGCGCCATCAACCATCATCCATCACCAAGTCACATAACGCCGTCCAAAGCCGGATGGGTACATGTCAAGAAAAGATCAAAATAGCAAAATGCGTTGTGAGGGGGAAATGTCTCTCCCCTGTACTTAATGAACAGAGTCAAGCAAGCCAGGACGAAGGTTTATGCAAAGATTACTCCTCAGTTATTCCAGTCTGTGGGGTTCCGTTGGCGGCTCCTGTACTGTCCCGATTACCACTGTTGAATGTAAGCTTTAGTTTCGGTTGGCCGGGGGTGGTGACAGTGCTAGGAGTCTCGACGCTGGGGGTTGCCGCGAGAGACTGATCTTGACCAACAGGCGCTCCCTGGTCGTCATAGTTGGCAAATTGCGGGTAGCCCTCGGTCTCTCTCTTCAGTTCACTCAGGCATTTTGCCTACTCAGTGTCAGTACTAGTCCACGCACATGACTCATCAACGCGGCGACCTACCTCAATATCATTCGCATCTTGGAACAGGATGCTGCCATCTTCATTATAGGTTCGAGCATTTTGACAGAGGAGATGGATATCATTCCTGAAGTCCTTCAAGTTTTGGTATTCGTCACGGTTAATCTTCTTTCGGATCATTTCCATAGCAATCGGACTCTGGATGATCATGTAGTAGTCTGGGTATTGCGACTTCGGAGGGGGCTTCATGAATGGCTCGATTATAGACCGCGTAACTGGTCCATCTTCACTATCCGAGGAATCGGCGGGTAACTCCTGCTCCATGTCCATCAACGCTTGATATGTACTATTGAGTATGCGTTGGAGTATAGCGCGATCCTCTGGGCTCAAGGTCTCCACAGGCTTAGCCTGCCTACCCCTCTTACGTTTCGGCTGAGGCGTCTCTTCCACAAGCTCTTCTGCCTTGCGTTTCGGCGCAGGGCCTCTGCGACCCCGCTTCTTAGGCTGTGGTGTTTCAGAGCTTTCACGAGACGGCTCAGGTGAAGAGTCACCAACCACCTTCCGTTGACGTCGCTCCTTGTTGACCCGGCGACGCTCAACTCTAGCCTCCTTTCTAGCGATAGCATCTTCGATTGTGTCATCGTCGGCATCCACGGCCATAAGCCATTGCTCTTCAGTGAGACCATCGTCGTACCGAGTAACCTTGCGCTCACGTGCACCACGACCAGccatctcaacctcaacTTCTTCCGTAACAGGGTTCTCCTCAGAGACATAAATGTCAGGAAGTTCTTCCTCGCACATCAAACGTGGCAGCGGGTGGCCGGGTCCGTAAGGGTCTCTTGTTGGTCTTTCCTTGTCGAGGCGCTGGAATACAAGCAGCTCTTCATCAGACCTTGCCATGATATCATtcaagtcatcatcatccattTCCTCCTGTTCATTGATCTGATCAGCGGCCTCGGCGGTTTCGAGGAGTGTCCGTAGCAAGGCTTCTCGTTCTTCATTAGTAGACTTGTTGTCGAACTTTCCTGCCTGAATGACCTTGCCATCCATGTCGAGCTTGAACTGCGCACGTTCAAGAATCTTCTCTTCAACGGAATTGGAGCTTATCAAACGAAGGATACGAACTTCATTCTTTTGACCAATACGATGCGCACGGTCTTGAGCTTGCAGATCTTGGTGGGGGTTCCAATCGGAATCGAAGATAATGACAGTGTCTGCAGACTGAAGGTTAAGACCGAGACCACCCGCACGTGTggagagcaagaagcagaagtaCTCCGAATTCTCAGCGTTGAAAAGTTTCAGGAGATCGGAGCGATCGTCAGACTTAGTGGAACCGTCAAGACGGAGATACTTCATTCCACGAAGGCGCAAGAAATCCTCcatgatgttcatgatctGAGTCATCTGGAAGAACATCAAGACGCGGTGACCAGTGGCCCGGAACTTGGGCAGGATTCTGTCCAGTAGTTCGAATTTACCTGACGTACGCCAAAGTAGATCGTTGGTTCCTCGCCCAGGGTTCATTTGATCCTCTACAGGCTCAAAGACGAAAGGATGGTTGCAAAGTTTTCTCAGCTGCATCAACATGTTGCTCAGACCGCGCATGCCAgtctttcctccctttccaTCGCTAACAGCCATTTTGTTATGCGTCACAAGCTGCTTGTACAGCTTGGCCTGCAAGGCAGAGAATCGGCACTTGATAACCCTTTCTTGCTTATCTGGTAGATCTTTCTCGACATCCTTCTTGAGACGCCGGAGCAAGAAGGGACGAAGAACCTTGTGCAGGCGGCGGATGACCAGCAActgttcttcttcggacAGCTCCATTCGATCCTGGCCTCCAGTGTTGGCGAATGGAGTATTGAACCACTCATCGAACGATTTCACAGATTTGAAGATGTTCGGCAAAACGAAATTCAGAAGTGCCCACAATTCTGGTAAATTGTTTTGCAAGGGGGTACCGGTCAGAATCAAACGATAGCGGCTGGTGTAGTATTGTGATAGAGTACTGCTCAGCTTCGACTGCGTGTTTTTCATGCGGTGGCCCTCATCAACGATCATGTGGTTCCACTTGACCTTGCTCAAAATCGGTCGATC
This Aspergillus flavus chromosome 1, complete sequence DNA region includes the following protein-coding sequences:
- a CDS encoding autophagy-related protein; the encoded protein is MEPRKTPPEYFLEIFADTTTVRDVLKGVLNLIFFHRYFPSIRPTTFDVLDFTLPAINDEDLETLIESRISALVRQHSSSAASAHEGGGGVRGRIAVEFYEKKRRRSGIWFGGLAGKGEEEVCWEVWNLDVTIATPRTESERAKVRKAMENMLQKAALKILAVVNREKDHIPPITTSDSNPFPYRIVLNPRSDGWQNRFGLY
- a CDS encoding putative membrane biogenesis protein; the protein is MATFQDRAQHAIAQLDKELSKYPVLNNLERQTSVPKVYVILGLVGVYTFLVFFNIAGEFLVNLAGFIIPGYYSLNALFTAGKADDTQWLTYWVVYAFFAVVESAVYAPYWFPFYYIFKFGLVLWMALPQTNGAQVVFHSFIQPVFGRFFAGGNTSANLRAQADAATKAQ
- a CDS encoding superfamily II DNA/RNA helicase — its product is MASLQSAPNMATGNMSLPPNLTQQHIQEVFQKYKQMQEQGVRHDDPEFLKAQHLLSAVQRQQFFQKQRQVAQQQLQAQQRQQMNGAGPDSAATNGLNRRTNSVSSGTGAIQDGTSTQAGSQQQALGQSASQKGAPVASGSFSAEQLATLRNQIVAFKWLSKNLSIPPRVQEQLFASKKQQTPAPSDSVTAAENILESVSQNKTEQPAITTETSPQSKDFYETFQSPYDSVPKTISFSDHASRAYRTRIPALMPPGIDLEQVREERELVLYNKINARKAELAELPANIGVWDTSRSDTATGDDSLKLKALIEYKMLNLLPKQRMFRKQIQNEMFHFDNLGMTANRSNHRRMKKQSLREARITEKLEKQQRDARETREKRKQYDQLQAILNHGAELQNAANQQRTRMQKLGRMMLQHHQHMEREEQKRVERTAKQRLQALKANDEETYLKLLGQAKDSRISHLLKQTDNFLKQLAASVREQQRSLAERYGEDDQFYDEEEEEEEDVGSGTDDETGGRRKIDYYAVAHRIKEAVLEQPTILVGGTLKEYQMKGLQWMISLYNNNLNGILADEMGLGKTIQTISLITYIIEKKKNNGPFLVIVPLSTLTNWNLEFEKWAPSVARVVYKGPPNARKQQQQQIRWGNFQVLLTTYEYIIKDRPILSKVKWNHMIVDEGHRMKNTQSKLSSTLSQYYTSRYRLILTGTPLQNNLPELWALLNFVLPNIFKSVKSFDEWFNTPFANTGGQDRMELSEEEQLLVIRRLHKVLRPFLLRRLKKDVEKDLPDKQERVIKCRFSALQAKLYKQLVTHNKMAVSDGKGGKTGMRGLSNMLMQLRKLCNHPFVFEPVEDQMNPGRGTNDLLWRTSGKFELLDRILPKFRATGHRVLMFFQMTQIMNIMEDFLRLRGMKYLRLDGSTKSDDRSDLLKLFNAENSEYFCFLLSTRAGGLGLNLQSADTVIIFDSDWNPHQDLQAQDRAHRIGQKNEVRILRLISSNSVEEKILERAQFKLDMDGKVIQAGKFDNKSTNEEREALLRTLLETAEAADQINEQEEMDDDDLNDIMARSDEELLVFQRLDKERPTRDPYGPGHPLPRLMCEEELPDIYVSEENPVTEEVEVEMAGRGARERKVTRYDDGLTEEQWLMAVDADDDTIEDAIARKEARVERRRVNKERRQRKVVGDSSPEPSRESSETPQPKKRGRRGPAPKRKAEELVEETPQPKRKRGRQAKPVETLSPEDRAILQRILNSTYQALMDMEQELPADSSDSEDGPVTRSIIEPFMKPPPKSQYPDYYMIIQSPIAMEMIRKKINRDEYQNLKDFRNDIHLLCQNARTYNEDGSILFQDANDIEAKCLSELKRETEGYPQFANYDDQGAPVGQDQSLAATPSVETPSTVTTPGQPKLKLTFNSGNRDSTGAANGTPQTGITEE